The Glandiceps talaboti chromosome 1, keGlaTala1.1, whole genome shotgun sequence genome has a segment encoding these proteins:
- the LOC144433114 gene encoding carbohydrate sulfotransferase 11-like, producing the protein MSVDNEFGKKTNDKMKTTAGNPITWKFKLILLILLLVGLNLILYLEWVGQPDLSISHITTSEDGKPSHTQDISATTHNTLAEERYIEEEQRNRRSLIYNQCEKYQVQATLDRISSTNLDHLLVDDTHKLIYCYVPKVACTTWKKILVFLNDKDHKYAHVEDVLPFDAHHYPNMRKLSDYSYHERKKRLESYVKFIFVREPMERLVSAYLNKFTKPYNSSVEFQKLYGSQIISRFRKNPTDEALRNGDDVTFKEFVQYVVDHQTLRGGPNAQNEHWRQYYHLCHPCVISYDFIGHYETLMEDALHLLKMAKLDNLVTFPAPRPNQGQTELFMPDYYKQLSKHDVAAFWRLFAVDHLMFGYPSPNTYHEQTQQDG; encoded by the exons ATGTCAG TTGATAACGAATTCGGTAAGAAGACGAATGATAAAATGAAGACTACTGCTGGGAATCCTATTACGTGGAAATTCAAACTCATCCTCTTAATATTACTGCTTGTGGGATTGAATTTAATTTTATACTTGGAATGGGTTGGCCAACCAGACTTGTCAATAAGTCACA TAACAACTAGCGAGGACGGAAAGCCATCTCATACACAAGATATATCAGCTACCACCCACAACACATTAGCAGAG GAAAGGTATATCGAAGAGGAACAAAGGAATAGACGGTCCCTTATATataatcaatgtgaaaaatACCAAGTACAAGCTACACTGGACAGAATATCAAGTACAAATTTAGACCATTTACTGGTGGATGATACGCACAAACTTATCTATTGTTATGTCCCAAAAGTAGCGTGTACAACTTGGAAGAAGATCTTAGTCTTTCTGAATGATAAAGATCATAAATACGCACACGTAGAAGATGTCTTGCCCTTTGATGCCCATCATTATCCTAACATGCGCAAACTAAGCGACTACTCGTACCATGAAAGGAAGAAACGTTTAGAAAGTTATGTTAAATTCATCTTTGTCCGTGAACCAATGGAGAGATTGGTATCAGCTTATTTAAACAAATTCACCAAGCCATATAATAGCAGTGTGGAATTCCAAAAACTATATGGCAGCCAAATTATCAGTCGTTTCCGAAAAAATCCAACAGACGAGGCACTTCGAAATGGGGATGATGTCACGTTCAAAGAGTTTGTACAGTATGTTGTGGACCATCAAACTCTCCGAGGTGGTCCTAATGCACAAAACGAACATTGGAGACAATATTACCACCTCTGTCATCCTTGTGTAATCAGTTATGACTTTATTGGGCATTATGAGACGCTTATGGAAGACGCTCTACATCTTCTGAAGATGGCCAAATTAGACAACCTCGTCACTTTTCCTGCTCCTCGACCGAACCAAGGACAGACAGAGCTATTCATGCCTGACTATTACAAACAACTTTCAAAACACGACGTGGCCGCATTTTGGCGCTTATTTGCTGTTGATCACTTGATGTTTGGTTATCCCAGTCCAAACACCTACCACGAACAGACACAGCAAGACGGTTAA
- the LOC144438537 gene encoding mitochondrial inner membrane protease subunit 2-like gives MLQAPADVNRDMAGSWKKFATAFASGFVFAMPVSITFLDYVGYVARVDGASMQPVLNPRRETGHDVIFLSRWAVRNYDISRGDIVSLDSPRDPGTRLVKRIIALEGDTVKTLHYKNRYVTVPRGHCWVEGDHHGQSMDSNLFGPVAVGLIHAKASHIIWPLHRWQRLESLIPRKRSTVPVTEEQIINELVDDMGEKYSSS, from the exons atgttacaaGCTCCAGCTGATGTAAACAGAGACATGGCAGGTTCGTGGAAGAAGTTCGCTACGGCCTTTGCAAGTGGATTTGTATTTGCTATGCCCGTCAGTATTACTTTCCTCGACTACGTTGGATATGTTGCCAGAGTAGACGGGGCTTCGATGCAG CCTGTGTTGAACCCAAGGAGAGAAACTGGACatgatgttatttttttgaGTCGCTGGGCTGTGAGAAACTATGATATAAGTAGAGGGGATATTGTATCACTTGA CTCTCCAAGGGACCCAGGCACCAGACTTGTAAAGAGAATCATAGCTTTGGAAGGTGACACTGTCAA AACCTTGCATTACAAGAATAGATATGTGACAGTTCCTAGGGGACACTGCTGGGTGGAAGGTGATCACCATGGTCAGAGTATGGACAGTAATCTCTTTGGTCCA GTAGCTGTTGGTTTAATTCATGCCAAGGCTTCACATATTATATGGCCGTTACATCGATGGCAAAGATTGGAGTCACTAATTCCAAGGAAAAGGTCAACTGTACCAGTTACTGAAGAACAAATAATTAATGAACTTGTTGATGATATGGGTGAAAAATACAGCAGTTCATAG
- the LOC144438900 gene encoding sorting nexin-5-like: MDTFQDANGDVVSEKPFQPWYSVQVIGATKDGDVIKYDVKTTKLDESNQEVTVVRQYEDFQWLEHCLITQHDVIGIILPPLPMKPGVSASGAEAKSKKQLGSSSKTLIGDEFHKDCRSLEKYLQLVLRHELLGKNETLGKFLTETEAPTRAKIKKNLLSNLSKAMDEARKGGHRDVDDTFQKERDNCNDKLAALKEASEHFNKMVFIQLRLVGGYSHLSTTLNLGGGILEGDSETANNMLVKFSHALEDYKQGVEVFVVNDENTLGFSLDLYARYQESEKEMLFRRTCKMIDLENATKTLEKAKPQKRDAAEDAKQEAEAAYDRVSEVAKKEIVKYHRDRVLAFQKALILYAEAKIKTARDTYALLARDLKKLKEGNSPTSTPENAMSNVLSPPSRPF; encoded by the exons ATG GATACATTTCAAGATGCCAATGGTGATGTTGTTTCAGAGAAACCATTTCAGCCCTGGTATAGTGTACAAGTCATAGGAGCCACTAAAGATGGTGATGTTATCAAATATGATGTCAAAACGACAAAG TTAGATGAAAGTAACCAGGAAGTGACAGTCGTAAGGCAGTATGAAGATTTCCAGTGGTTGGAACATTGTCTAATAACACAACATGATGTCATAGGAATTATT CTTCCCCCACTGCCAATGAAACCAGGTGTTTCAGCCTCAGGAGCAGAAGCCAAATCTAAGAAACAGCTAGGCAGCAGTAGTAAAACACTCATAGGGGATGAATTTCACAAAGACTGTCGTAGTCTAGAAAAATATTTGCAGTTGGTTTTAAGACATGAGTTACTAGGAAAAAATGAAACACTAGGCAAATTTCTTACAGAAACAGAG GCACCAACAAGAGCCAAAATTAAGAAGAATCTTCTAAGTAATCTTTCCAAAGCAATGGATGAAGCACGGAAAGGAGGCCATCGGGATGTTGATGACACTTTtcagaaagagagagacaattgtaatgataaACTTGCAGCTCTGAAAGAAGCAAGTgaacattttaataaaatggtTTTCATTCAATTAA GATTAGTGGGAGGCTATTCTCATTTATCAACTACTTTAAATCTCGGTGGAGGTATTCTTGAAGGTGACAGTGAAACTGCAAACAA TATGCTAGTCAAATTTTCCCATGCTCTGGAGGACTATAAACAAGGTGTTGAAGTGTTTGTAGTGAATGATGAAAACACCCTTGGTTTCTCTTTAGACCTCTATGCAAGGTACCAGGAATCAGAGAAG GAAATGCTGTTTAGAAGAACTTGTAAAATGATAGATTTGGAAAATGCAACAAAGACATTAGAGAAAGCAAAACCACAGAAGAGAGATGCT GCTGAAGATGCAAAACAAGAAGCTGAAGCTGCATATGACAGGGTATCTGAAGTAGCCAAGAAAGAG ATTGTGAAGTACCACAGAGACCGAGTCCTTGCATTCCAGAAAGCTTTGATTCTGTATGCTGAAGCCAAGATTAAAACAGCCAGAGACACCTATGCACTGCTTGCTAGGGATCTTAAAAAGTTGAAAGAAGGCAATTCACCCACATCAACTCCAGAAAATGCAATGTCAAATGTCCTTTCACCACCATCAAGGCCTTTTTAA